The region ctgttgtttgcgtactttccaccgcagtattaaggacggatcgaacggagtacccttgttgagacttggaggtaagcgataaaaacagttttataaataatttccaattcattttttttttaaaacttaaactattaaaaagaaatcattagtggagaaatactgaaacgtttggcgttttttattccctcacattcgtgtgatgaatgaaaacgtcaaagtccactatgaaaccacatgcgttgtgcgaggttagtattactaacctcgcatgttgtgtgagtgattgaaaacacacgttcggtaatacgataccttttcaagtgaccaaaatatttcacttgcgaagaggggtccgattggaagctgatgtcgtaaaaatgaaaaacaatttcggcaaaatttctgcatatttatattttgtaggtatttgtgtatttatggtgaaagtttggtgaattttattggaataatgtgtttgatatgatcaaattcatgaaaagtgtttggtaatacgatccacttcCATACTAGATGGGGGGTCGGGAGCCCAGGGGCTTACCGTGGCGCCAGCCAGtcacgttcttgataccattttcagttcatcatgaaccgaaaatggtaacacgatcgtgattggctggcgcatttgacgctccgaaacccggaaattaCCGgtaattgactttgttcacgtagcgatagattctacaaactcacaaacacgatAATATTGACGCAACTtagtatggtcagttcccccatgtctgcgtgGTCttccaagtctgcgcacccgcgtatctgcgcgattctagtaaaagaagatacgcaacgagcacgaactttacacatgcaatacatagctagaggtattcataaaaaaatccaactcAAAATGGTgcgaaaataatgaatttagggcatttcatgtgacggcctcaaagtgaggcctttttcatcaaaatccccaaatcgtgtgcaaagtgaaaatgactgcccgaggttttttcaagaaaaccttaaattttctttcatttttttatgcgaaatttggtacacttacaatatcaggaacattATGAActaaaagattttgtgaaataagaagaaattcatgttaaatcttaactcaaattgttaggtgcgcagacttggggcccaccatcatacttcgtaagattttgacggaaaagcaagaagtaataaaaatttgcttacctgtgcagtatcggtggtgagaaaacagatcctctgagaataccttttataattcatatgaaatatagaaaagtggaattctaggtcgattttggtacgaggtgacagagtattgcagacttgtttcgatggaatactgcgtggggcacgggaggcttgcaatgcgcatgcttactatattttcattcataaattggcttgcatcgcattggcttgatgacgtcaccttTGGGGttttccaccagtcatatttcgagcgacatgattttcgggtacccgcccgaaaattaccATGGGTACCCGAAGAGAAAAAAGCCCAAAAAGTCCCAGGCCTAAATAAATCTCATTATGTATGTTTGTCATGATTATGCTTTATTTTGTCTATcacatttttactaaataaatcaaattgcatatCTCCTTCTTAACTGTCTCCATTGTAAGAAGAATGTCTGTATATTACTCCTCGTGATTCAAATCCCCCTTCATCCAAAGTAAACCACTGTGTCACTTGTTTCCTATTTTCgatgatgaattattattaGAAGATAGACCTGGAAGCTCGGCTGCTAATTCAGCATTCTTCCAGTATTTGCGGTAAGGTAAGGTATTATcaatagaattgaattaaaatactACTCCttgtgatccaagtcccctctcctaaaaatacaaaatggcaattgatattcatctacccctcatttccctcttcaaaaccactctgccacttttagacagtttcttAGAGAtgattaaattaatgaatatttccGATAATTAGAATCATTAAAAGCAAtaataatcacattaaaaataCTATTCAACTGTCTaattactcctcgtgatccaagtccccttccCATGTTGAGTTCttccaatttcccataggaggggactttgATAATGACTAATAGTACTCCTCTTTATCCAaatcccctcctatgggaaatggGACGAACTCAACACCGGGGAAGGGGACTCAGATCACACGGTgtctttagacagttaaatagtgtttttagtgtgattaattttgtcttatttagtGTTTTTGATCATTGTTTCATCAACTTGGAAGAATATACAGCCacaggagagaaaagaaaaagactatttttgtcatttgaaaaagtgtccGAGTCGGTTGTTATTGTGTCAATGGGAAAACGTGTGGTGGAAGGAACTCCCCGCTCAATGAGAAGCTTCGCACCGTTTCGCATCGCGAACAAtagatttcttttgaaaatcttccaACCATGGATTCTATTGAAAGATTGCTGATATTTGAGGTGTGTCTCAAGTTTGTCCCCAGTTCCTTGGATGATGATAAGGCcaattaaaatcatgaataccAAATCGAAGGCAAGATTCCAAAGTCAAATTATCTTAGCTTGACTGGATGTTTGAGAAGTTTGGGACTCCATCATCACTCAGTCCATGATTAGCCAGGCGGCTTTTAACgttagagagtaaaaatcatttactaatgtaaggttactctcaacgaagccaggtcttccttcccATTCATATGCACGAAGGGctacaaaacctgaaacttgcacccccgagatttctactttccttctaaaagatctagccctaaatcatgtacatgggataaaacttcatttccgacatttctacactatcgattatattttcaaacagaattcattttaaaaaatgagaaaaatattatggAAAGACGGAAGACACTCGCCCGATATTTACGCTGCCATCtagtttcctattgttcttcgccaacgttacagcTTAACcaaggctcatataatttggtgtataTGGTACCAGGATAGATCCTACATGTATTCCtagcaattctattgatttgaggtcagaaggtcaaaggagAAGTCGccatcttccacttttcttgcttgaccaaaaACTACATTTTTTGCGTTACAGACcacgtattatgtgctcgcctaaGCGACACTCTTGTGTCGcttatatcattatgatatataggcctacaaatcATATGTAGCTCAGAGTTGGTAGGTCAAACTAGCGCATGCAATAAGCTTAGTAATTTTCTGAAGCCAAGATGCACAGCTGAGTGGCTTTAGCCTTTGGACAATTCTGAAGTTGTCaaatgagctacatgtaattaatttGCAAAAACTGAGAAactgaaaatgttcactttgTTGTTAGCACTCAgaatttcttggaaaaaacaAGAATTATATGAATATTCTTTACAATTCATTTTCAGGCTCTTTGGCTGTTTTATGTGATGCAGTAAAGCCAGTGACATATGCATCTGCAAGGTCATGCTATAGTAAGTCTTTTGTTCTCTTTAAAACCTTtctttgaaggacaagtccaatccaacaaaaagttgatctgaataaaaagagaaaaattcaacaagtgtaacactgaaaatttcatcaaaattggatgtaaaattagaaagttatggcattttaaagttttgcttaatttcacaaaacagttatatttacattctggtcggtatgcaaatgaggggactgatgacatcactaacttactatttcttttgtatattgttatattaaatattttaattttattcccgttgtcctgtgaaacaaagttgtTTTTCCTAAGTTGTGCttataactgttatgtgaaaaataagcaaaactttaactttcttattttacaaatttacatcagattttgatgaatttttcaatattatgcttgtctgattttgctctgttgatgaaaatcaacatttttctgaggtggacttgacttttaataaTTACATTTATTCTTTAAAACTTTACTGAATATTCCAATATATCAAAGTTGTTTAGTGGAAAGCTTTCCCATCCACACAAACATTTATTTCACTCTTTCTGAGAAATGGTTTATCCCACTAAATGCAAacattttgctttaatttttgTCCAGGCTAATTCTTGATCAATAccaatcttcttttttttccaccaGACACtgaatagtacatgtatgttcatgcaTGAAAATTCTTAATTTGTATTCACTCTTCACTTTGCAGAATATGTTAATGCCACGGAGAAGGGTGATTCTTTCAAAGAGATCACTGATCGAGCCGCATCAACATTATTCTTCACTGAGCTGACAAGAGGTGAGATAGGAGAGCCCTTTATTGGGTTTATTTGCAAGTATTTTTCATCAGAAGAAGTCACATTGTTTTATCCACATTTGGTCTCGAATGACTTGGCCTAGTTTCTAGATGGGACAACATCAACTAGGCTGAACCCTTTCAGTGCATTtatcattttgacattttggcACCAGTTTTGTGAATTATCTCTTGGTCTAATTGCTACACTGCAGTTTGTCTAATTACCATTCTTATTATAAATGAAAGTTACTAAGTGACTTGGATGAAACAAAGAAGCCATACTGTGTATAAGACAGACTGGTTGTTAACTAAATGAAGTAAGACCCCACATTAACTATGATCTTTAATTGGACCACATGGTTCGATTCTTCTTTGGAATGCACATTAGTTGCTTGTACACTgttgataaatgaatataatgacCCTGTTCTGTTTTAAAAATGCTGATATATACCCAGCTCGTAGAATAAATTCTTCCAGGGATGGGATAAGCAGATATTCATTACATATCTagtacaaaacatattttgaagAACCCTTCTGCTCTTATTGAGTTCAGGCTGatgttattgtaaaaaatagtttttattgtaatgtattccaatgtatttttcccccaaaactGATCTTGATTTGTCTTCCtgattcatttaattttttgtttgtccTGGAAATTATTATACATTAGTGAATaagtttttcattttataatgtCTTTCAGGCCTGGCTATGACATTAAGCTACTTGTTTCGTGAACCTGCCACCATCAATTATCCCTTTGAGAAGGGACCTCTAAGCCCTCGGTTCAGAGGAGAGCATGCATTGAGAAGGTACCCATCTGGAGAGGAGCGATGCATTGCCTGCAAGCTATGTGAAGCTGTTTGCCCTGCTCAGGTAAagctttttgtctcacctgcatagcagagtgagactataggcgccgcttttccgacggtggcggtggcgtcaacatcaaatcttaacctgaggttaagtttttgaaatgacataacttagaaagtatatggacctagttcatgaaacttggccataaggttaatcaagtattactgaacatcctaatagagtttcatgtcacatggccaaggtcaaaggtcatttagggtcaatgaacttagaccatgttgggggaatcaacatcaaaatcttaacctgaggttaagtttttgaaatgtcatcataacttagaaaatatatggacctagttcattaaacttggacataaggttaatcaagtatcaccaaacatcctgcatgagtttcacgtcacatgaccaaggtcaaaggtcatttagggtcaatgaactttggccgatttgggggtatctgttgaattacaatcaaaactttaaaagtttttggatctgattcatgaaacttggacataatagtaatcaagtatcactgaacatcctgtgcaagtttcaggtcacatgatcaaggtcaaaggtcatttagggtcaatgaactttggcagaattgggggtatttgttaaattaccatcataactttgaaagtatgttggtctagttcataaaacttggacataagagtaatcaagtatcactgaacatcctgtgcgcattttaggtcacatgaccaaggtcaaaggtcaatgaactttggccataatgggggtatctgttgaattaccatcataactttgcaactttattgatctgacttttgaaacttaaacataagggtaatcaagtatcactgaatatcctgtgcaagtttcaggtcacatgatcaaggtcatgtgaggtcaatgaattttggccacattgggggtatttgttgaattaccatcctatctctataagtgtattggtctatttcataaaacgtggaaataagagtaaccaagtatcactgaacatcttgtgcgagttatagtagttttcaaagtcagcactgctgctatgttgaatcgagtgatgcaggtgagacggccagaggcactTTACTTATTTATTCTTTAATGCTCTTATTCAAAAGGAAGCCCAAGATGACCTAGTATGATCAGttatttgctatttttttaatgtttcatgCCACATTTACACCAGTGAAACTGATTCCAGACTGATCAAAGCCATTACTTACAAGCATAGATAACACTCAACTTTAGACTCATGGCAGAACAGAGGAAATGGTCCATTGAATCCATTGTTCTGGCTTGTTCACTCTATTGTCTGGGCATGAGTGTAGATTCGAGTGTAATTACACTAAAAAATTCCTGACTGCCACTGTACTATCGGTCGGCAAGGAGAGACTAGCATTACTCATTTTGTTGACATGTGATCTCAGAGCAGATCAACAACAAGGCCCGGGGAAGGGGACacgtcaaatatattgctgtaaacatgcatgacaaaaaacatgtttaaaggggtgttttttttttcagttttggacgtgGGTCTTGCGCGTCCTCTTTAAGGGTATAAAAAATCACTGATTTTCAATGAAAAGGGTGGTCTTAAAGACTGGTTAATGGTCAGTCGCGAGGTTCAACGTATTtaggggtatttttttttcaaagcttttctttgttttttagaCTAGCCAAAcctgtttagggtatgttttttccccaagctttttcccctgGGTCATATTCTCGCGACAACTTGTTCAGGGgccaaaatgtataaataaagcCAGTGGAAAACTTGTTTAGgtgttattttgcacacagacaAAACATGTTTGGGGGTGTTTGGCAATAATTTagtcatgcatgtgtacagcaatacatttgactgcccccccccccccccgggaaacaAGGCAAACCTATTCATTAGAGTAAAAAGCAGAGTCTTAATGTGATTTTAATATGCCTGTCGTTTAGTTCTGAGATAAAAAGCTGCATCATTTCACCCATTCAAACCCGCAGTCACCTTTGTCAAGAGGCAGACCTGCACAAAATATGATTGTTGATCACATGACATTTTGGCTCCTATGCATGATATCTGTAGGAGTCGTTTGttacttgtctttttttttaatggtaggAGCTTCTTTGTTTAGAAATTTCCTCAATCTCTAAGCATAGAAATTATCTGACataattgaaatgttatttggATTTTAGATTAATATCATAATGAAATCTAAAGCATTGCATGATAAAAGGTAATGCCTGGATTTAAATATCTTTATGGATCACACTGTTCTCTTCTCATCAGTCATTGATTTTACCAAGTAAGAGAAACTCAAATTATATGCCGAAGTGTGTATCTAATAATATTTGGTTTTAAAGTTGTGAAACAATCTTTGAAGTaggttttgttttgttaatacACAGGCAATCACAATTGAAGCTGAACCAAGAGCTGATGGAAGCAGAAGGACTACTCGCTATGACATTGATATGACAAAGTGTATCTACTGTGGGTTCTGTCAAGAGGCATGCCCTGTTGATGCTATTGTTGAGGTGGGTATTCAATTTATCTTTTCACATTatgacttaaaagtaaaaagtcagcgagcgacgcagtaaaaaaaattcgcGTGGCAAAATCTTGCGTGAATCATTGAGGGgag is a window of Lytechinus variegatus isolate NC3 chromosome 2, Lvar_3.0, whole genome shotgun sequence DNA encoding:
- the LOC121409137 gene encoding NADH-ubiquinone oxidoreductase subunit 8-like, giving the protein MATFRLVSQISRTGSLAVLCDAVKPVTYASARSCYKYVNATEKGDSFKEITDRAASTLFFTELTRGLAMTLSYLFREPATINYPFEKGPLSPRFRGEHALRRYPSGEERCIACKLCEAVCPAQAITIEAEPRADGSRRTTRYDIDMTKCIYCGFCQEACPVDAIVEGPNFEFSTETHEELLYNKEKLLNNGDKWEAEIAANIQADHLYR